From the Motacilla alba alba isolate MOTALB_02 chromosome Z, Motacilla_alba_V1.0_pri, whole genome shotgun sequence genome, one window contains:
- the LOC119696059 gene encoding serine/threonine-protein kinase PAK 3-like, which translates to MEGVCAAAFTAFSVAYSGYFFTHLARHITRAWRGSGLWSPKPTWESPVAACLPEEEAKGEEDAQPTAPAATAGPEHPASSTRAGSAPAPAASGPEEEAEEEEGADEPAPAVIPRPEETSSSSTSSVLAPARAAAEGSEEGSGPQAGSSSTSSSCTWSTTSSSGSREQLRERTEDKCLAMLKMLVSEGDPEAKYTELETIGKGKDIASIQVSMPRLRTTAITADQY; encoded by the exons ATGGAGGGAGTGTGTGCCGCAGCGTTCACGGCTTTTTCCGTGGCTTATTCCGGGTACTTTTTCACCCACCTGGCGC GTCACATCACCCGTGCCTGGAGAGGATCTGGTCTTTGG agccCAAAACCAACCTGGGAGTCTCCTGTGGCTGCGTGTCTTCCTGAAGAAGAGGCCAAAGGGGAGGAGGATGCCCAGCCAACTGcacctgctgccactgcagggcCTGAGCATCCAGCATCA AGCACAAGGGCAGGGTCAGCACCTGCTCCGGCTGCCTCTGGACCCGAGGAAGAGgctgaagaggaggaaggtgcCGATGAACCTGCCCCCGCTGTCATCCCACGGCCCGAGGAAACATCATCA AGCTCCACCTCCTCTGTGCTGGCACCTGCACGGGCTGCAGCGGAAGGCTCTGAAGAAGGCTCCGGTCCCCAGGCTGGAAGCTCAAGCACGAGCAGCTCGTGCACCTGGAGCACGACTagctcctctggcagcagagagcagctgcgAGAGAGGACAGAGGACAAGTGCCTGGCCATGCTGA AGATGCTGGTGAGCGAGGGAGATCCTGAGGCGAAATACACAGAACTGGAAACTATTGGCAAAGG AAAAGACATTGCCAGCATCCAGGTGTCCATGCCACGCCTTCGGACCACAGCTATAACTGCTGACCAGTACTGA
- the LOC119695601 gene encoding serine/threonine-protein kinase PAK 3-like isoform X2 yields MAVETATGEEVAIKKISLLEESSSELCLNEIQVMRGNKNANLVNYVDSYLVDEELWLVMEYMDGGSLHDVIRETHLAEGEIAAVSRECLQGLDFLHSKQVMHRDIKSHNILLGLDGSVKLADFGLSAQLTAEQSKRRSAVGTTYWMAPEIFTRKCYGPKVDIWSFGIVGIEMVEGAPPHRMKTSRTVQQLISTGGSPKLQNPRQQSAWLRDFLHCCLETDEDRRWSARELLQHPFVTSAKPTSTLTPLIMAAQQFMADRRY; encoded by the exons ATGGCAGTGGAGACTGCCACAGGAGAAGAG GTGGCCATCAAGAAAATTAGTCTCCTGGAAGAGAGCAGCAGCGAACTGTGCCTGAATGAAATCCAGGTCATGCGTGGCAACAAGAATGCCAACCTTGTGAACTATGTAGACAG CTACCTGGTGGACGAGGAACTCTGGCTCGTGATGGAATACATGGACGGAGGTTCTTTACACGATGTCATCAGGGAGACTCATCTGGCAGAAGGAGAGATAGCAGCTGTCTCTCGGGAG TGCCTGCAAGGCCTGGATTTCCTTCACTCCAAGCAAGTGATGCACCGAGACATCAAAAGCCACAACATTCTCCTGGGCCTGGACGGATCTGTCAAGTTGG ctgATTTTGGCCTTTCTGCTCAGCTCACCGCTGAGCAGAGCAAACGGAGATCAGCTGTTGGGACCACTTACTGGATGGCGCCAGAAATCTTCACCAGGAAATGCTATGGCCCCAAAGTGGACATCTGGTCCTTTGGCATTGTGGGGATCGAGATGGTGGAAGGAGCGCCTCCTCACCGGATGAAAACCTCCCGCACG GTTCAACAGCTGATAAGCACCGGGGGCAGCCCGAAGCTGCAGAACCCCAGGCAACAGTCCGCGTGGTTGCGAGActttctgcactgctgcctggaGACGGACGAGGACAGGCGCTGGTCTGCCCGGGAACTTCTGCAG CATCCGTTTGTAACATCAGCCAAGCCGACCTCCACGCTGACGCCTCTGATCATGGCAGCACAGCAGTTCATGGCCGACAGGAGATACTAG
- the LOC119695601 gene encoding serine/threonine-protein kinase PAK 3-like isoform X1, which produces MLKMLVSEGDPEAKYTELETIGKGGFGTVCMAVETATGEEVAIKKISLLEESSSELCLNEIQVMRGNKNANLVNYVDSYLVDEELWLVMEYMDGGSLHDVIRETHLAEGEIAAVSRECLQGLDFLHSKQVMHRDIKSHNILLGLDGSVKLADFGLSAQLTAEQSKRRSAVGTTYWMAPEIFTRKCYGPKVDIWSFGIVGIEMVEGAPPHRMKTSRTVQQLISTGGSPKLQNPRQQSAWLRDFLHCCLETDEDRRWSARELLQHPFVTSAKPTSTLTPLIMAAQQFMADRRY; this is translated from the exons ATGCTGA AGATGCTGGTGAGCGAGGGAGATCCTGAGGCGAAATACACAGAACTGGAAACTATTGGCAAAGG GGGTTTCGGCACTGTGTGCATGGCAGTGGAGACTGCCACAGGAGAAGAG GTGGCCATCAAGAAAATTAGTCTCCTGGAAGAGAGCAGCAGCGAACTGTGCCTGAATGAAATCCAGGTCATGCGTGGCAACAAGAATGCCAACCTTGTGAACTATGTAGACAG CTACCTGGTGGACGAGGAACTCTGGCTCGTGATGGAATACATGGACGGAGGTTCTTTACACGATGTCATCAGGGAGACTCATCTGGCAGAAGGAGAGATAGCAGCTGTCTCTCGGGAG TGCCTGCAAGGCCTGGATTTCCTTCACTCCAAGCAAGTGATGCACCGAGACATCAAAAGCCACAACATTCTCCTGGGCCTGGACGGATCTGTCAAGTTGG ctgATTTTGGCCTTTCTGCTCAGCTCACCGCTGAGCAGAGCAAACGGAGATCAGCTGTTGGGACCACTTACTGGATGGCGCCAGAAATCTTCACCAGGAAATGCTATGGCCCCAAAGTGGACATCTGGTCCTTTGGCATTGTGGGGATCGAGATGGTGGAAGGAGCGCCTCCTCACCGGATGAAAACCTCCCGCACG GTTCAACAGCTGATAAGCACCGGGGGCAGCCCGAAGCTGCAGAACCCCAGGCAACAGTCCGCGTGGTTGCGAGActttctgcactgctgcctggaGACGGACGAGGACAGGCGCTGGTCTGCCCGGGAACTTCTGCAG CATCCGTTTGTAACATCAGCCAAGCCGACCTCCACGCTGACGCCTCTGATCATGGCAGCACAGCAGTTCATGGCCGACAGGAGATACTAG